The following are encoded in a window of Dromaius novaehollandiae isolate bDroNov1 chromosome 11, bDroNov1.hap1, whole genome shotgun sequence genomic DNA:
- the LOC112990888 gene encoding uncharacterized protein LOC112990888 isoform X1, translating to MPQAPRSPCSSAPRGREQPWAALRLAVLGQELPFKTGLGFPVLQGPLVASQPLPSCTSFSPQVGHQEPPAATQRSQSSASSHQRDRLPLLPRPESSQDSEDGSTKTVRVEQRVVLPCRSLTREELPLVPCLPPLPTKAASQADVSLRTGRGQAAASTRPLKLPALPTSAGRSARSRPEELEWPAENSAADDCREDLPLDSGSPLRLSKQDASAFTGAREEHFPAMPEARPSSSTSALATPRPSQGHGSRITLPPISRQPSRHSSFLLGSQSAAEGTSRGGPASLEWDKPWPRYPVLPSRRQVPDTRVQSHNSMSSESSASQGGDTSSRVTAEEAGLTSSESPSSSSSSSLSFTEVLHGSAEDGLARPHGEMAQADSSSPSLPDFATLGHALHDLDIAGRAESPGPAPHSPTPSDASLDDVVNLLVSAALQSAVDVSRRAIRNCRTCMRLRRSSAWLHHGGCWHTRSVRHLRQAQSRTRRHHMRKAQPRCVSKDLLPMLVGASVPAFLGRGRRSGHPRQPPTARGLQQQQEQEEAAGTRVQAALEEEQGELTGEEAGQQDADRDLPEEQQLEDSASVHVIWVRPSFQSLLAGTRTHHNEEVPCSLDSEATDADRGAAGNPQCAPLPQAAATGAEAEDSPLAGGSRQEGTSTPLPTAGSPEAKPAASPSAGGLRHQVPSEHKADVNSSSSSRDMPEDDPAVAALLDPPAPRQRPSLLTTLLQALHRAFSCSCLTGQREGRGQDARARRLP from the exons ATGCCCCAAGCCCCACGcagtccctgcagctctgcaccgagaggcagagagcagccctGGGCCGCGCTCAGGCTGGCCGTGCTCGGCCAGGAGCTTCCCTTCAAAACGGGCCTGGGGTTTCCTGTGCTTCAGGGGCCACTTGTGGCATCACAACCACTTCCATCGTGcacctccttctccccacagGTGGGCCACCAGGAGCCACCCGCCGCGACGCAGCGGAGCCAGAGCTCGGCTTCGTCCCACCAGAGGGACaggctgcctctgctcccccGCCCAGAGAGCTCACAGGACTCTGAAGATGGCAGCACAAAG ACAGTCAGGGTGGAGCAGCGGGTGGTTCTGCCCTGCCGGAGTTTGACCAGAGAAGAGCTGCCACTTGTGCCATGCTTGCCGCCTCTCCCCACCAAGGCAGCAAGCCAGGCAGATGTGTCCCTGCGCACAGGTAGAGGTCAAGCGGCAGCATCTACAAGGCCTCTCAAGCTGCCCGCTCTGCCAACATCCGCGGGACGCTCTGCCAGAAGCAGGCCCGAAGAACTGGAATGGCCTGCTGAGAACTCTGCAGCAGATGACTGCAGGGAAGACCTCCCACTTGATAGTGGCAGTCCCCTTCGATTATCCAAGCAGGATGCTTCTGCTTTCACTGGGGCAAGGGAAGAACATTTCCCTGCCATGCCCGAGGCCAGGCCTAGCTCTTCCACATCAGCACTGGCAACACCAAGGCCATCGCAAGGCCACGGCAGCAGGATCACTCTTCCCCCGATCAGCCGGCAGCCTTCAAGACactcctcctttctcctgggaTCCCAGAGCGCTGCTGAAGGGACAAGCCGAGGTGGCCCAGCATCCCTGGAGTGGGACAAGCCCTGGCCAAGATACCCCGTGCTGCCAAGTCGGCGACAGGTGCCGGACACGAGGGTGCAGAGCCACAACTCGATGTCGAGCGAGTCCTCAGCGTCGCAAGGCGGAGACACCAGCAGCAGAGTCACGGCAGAGGAGGCTGGACTCACCAGCAGCGagagccccagctccagctccagctccagcctctcCTTCACTGAGGTACTGCATGGCTCTGCAGAAGACGGCCTTGCCAGGCCCCACGGGGAAATGGCCCAAGCCGACTCCTCGTCGCCTTCCCTGCCTGATTTTGCCACCCTTGGCCATGCCCTCCACGACCTGGACATCGCAGGGAGGGCTGAGAGCCCGGGCCCTGCCCCACACAGCCCCACACCATCTGACGCCTCTCTTGACGATGTAGTCAACTTGCTCGTCTCTGCAGCCTTGCAGTCAGCCGTGGACGTGAGCAGGAGAGCTATCCGCAACTGCCGCACGTGCATGAGGCTGCGGAGGAGCTCAGCGTGGCTGCACCACGGGGGCTGCTGGCACACGCGCTCTGTTCGGCACCTCCGCCAAGCACAGTCCAGGACCAGACGGCACCACATGCGGAAAGCACAGCCCCGGTGCGTCAGCAAGGACCTGCTCCCCATGCTCGTGGGGGCAAGCGTGCCAGCTTTCCTGGGCAGAGGCAGAAGGTCAGGGCATCCCAGACAGCCACCAACAGCAAGGGGCCTacaacagcagcaggagcaggaggaagcagcGGGAACCAGAGTCCAGGCAGCGCTGGAGGAAGAGCAAGGGGAGCTGACaggggaggaagcagggcagcaggatgctgacAGAGACCTgccagaagagcagcagctggaggactCTGCCTCTGTCCACGTGATCTGGGTCCGACCGAGCTTCCAGAGCCTATTGGCGGGGACACGCACGCACCACAacgaggaggtgccctgctcgcTCGACAGTGAGGCCACAGACGCTGACAGAGGAGCAGCAGGCAACCCGCAGTGCGCGCCTCTCCCCCAGGCAGCGGCCACAGGAGCCGAGGCCGAAGATTCGCCCTTGGCCGGAGGCTCTCGGCAAGAGGGGACCAGCACGCCTCTCCCCACGGCAGGCTCCCcagaagcaaaaccagcagcttcGCCCTCGGCTGGAGGCCTTCggcaccag